Part of the Gloeocapsa sp. DLM2.Bin57 genome is shown below.
TATCTGCGCTACATCCCCCACGGTGTTCTAAACAATCTAAAGCTTTAACTGCTTGTTCGATAATTTGATGATTTTGTTTACCTGTTGTTGTTGCTAAAAAACCTACTCCACAAGCATCTCTTTCTTCTACTAGCCATCTAGGACCTAAATAAATTGATTCGGAATATTCTTTTCTGGGATTATTTTGCTTCATGTTTTGTTGTCAATGCTAATATGATTTTGTAGTTAGATAAAGCCAAAAAAAACCTAGCTTCGCCTTGCTATCCTTTCGCTAGTTCTTTTTTATTATCTGCACAGTTAATATTTCTTATTATAGCTTTAATCTCTAGGATTAGAATAGTTAATTATTAGCTAGCCAAGCTCGGCTAAATGTCATAGCTTCTTAACTTAACTAGTCATCGGTTATCTTAGTTATAGTATTAATTAATTTACTATGAGGAGGGGTTAAAATTATGGCTAAGTCTGAACAAGTAAAAGATACTCTGGTTTTATCTCTAGGTAATAGTCAAGAAAGACAAACCTTTACAGAAACAGAGATACGTCCTTGGGGTTCATTTACAACTTTAGAAGAAGGTAGCGGTTATAAGATTAAGCGCATAGAAGTTAATCCTGGACATCGTTTAAGTCTGCAGATGCACCATCATCGTAGTGAACATTGGATAGTAGTTTCAGGAACGGCTAAAGTGATTTGTGGTGAAGAAGTAGAGATTTTAGGTCCAAATCAATCTACTTACGTACCTCAATGTACTGCCCACAGATTAGAAAATCCTGGGGTAATTAAATTAGTATTGATTGAAGTGCAAAACGGTGAATATCTAGGCGAAGATGATATAATACGTTTTCAAGATGATTATGCTCGCAAATAAATGTTAAAAATTACACCTAATGCTATTACAGAGATTAA
Proteins encoded:
- a CDS encoding cupin domain-containing protein; translation: MAKSEQVKDTLVLSLGNSQERQTFTETEIRPWGSFTTLEEGSGYKIKRIEVNPGHRLSLQMHHHRSEHWIVVSGTAKVICGEEVEILGPNQSTYVPQCTAHRLENPGVIKLVLIEVQNGEYLGEDDIIRFQDDYARK